A single window of Paracoccus albus DNA harbors:
- the rpsK gene encoding 30S ribosomal protein S11: MARDKVRTKRKERKNIAAGVAHVNSSFNNTKILISDVQGNAIAWSSAGTMGFKGSRKSTPYAAQMAAEDAGKKAQDHGVRTLEVEVQGPGSGRESALRALAAVGFNITAIRDVTPIAHNGCRPPKRRRV; the protein is encoded by the coding sequence ATGGCACGTGATAAGGTGCGCACCAAGCGCAAAGAGCGTAAGAACATCGCCGCTGGTGTGGCGCATGTGAACAGCTCGTTCAACAACACCAAGATCCTGATCTCCGACGTTCAGGGCAACGCAATCGCATGGTCCTCGGCCGGCACCATGGGCTTCAAGGGTTCGCGCAAATCGACCCCTTACGCCGCCCAGATGGCCGCCGAAGATGCTGGCAAGAAGGCACAGGACCACGGCGTCCGCACGCTGGAAGTCGAAGTTCAGGGTCCCGGCTCTGGTCGTGAATCCGCGCTTCGTGCTCTGGCAGCGGTCGGTTTCAACATCACGGCGATCCGTGACGTGACCCCGATTGCCCATAACGGCTGCCGTCCGCCCAAGCGCCGCCGCGTCTGA
- a CDS encoding adenylate kinase: MTVNIILLGPPGAGKGTQARRLVEERGLVQLSTGDMLREARSSGTEMGKVVAEVMDKGQLVTDEIVIGLIREKLETTDAPGFIFDGFPRTLAQADALGDLLGGMGQKVDGVVEMRVDDEALVERISGRYTCGNCGEVYHDKTKPTQKEGVCDVCGSTDLRRRADDNAESLKTRLLEYYKKTSPLIGYYYAKGNLHPVDGMAAVEDVAGQMASVVEGL, translated from the coding sequence ATGACAGTGAACATCATCCTTCTGGGACCACCCGGCGCGGGCAAGGGAACGCAGGCACGCCGGTTGGTTGAGGAGCGGGGGCTGGTCCAGCTTTCGACCGGGGACATGCTGCGCGAAGCACGCTCTTCCGGAACAGAGATGGGCAAAGTCGTCGCGGAGGTGATGGATAAGGGTCAGCTTGTCACGGATGAGATCGTCATCGGGCTGATCCGCGAAAAGCTGGAAACGACAGATGCGCCGGGCTTCATCTTCGACGGTTTCCCGCGGACGCTGGCGCAGGCCGATGCGCTTGGCGATCTGCTAGGCGGGATGGGCCAGAAGGTTGATGGCGTGGTCGAGATGCGGGTGGATGACGAAGCACTCGTCGAACGTATCTCTGGCCGCTACACTTGCGGAAATTGCGGCGAGGTCTATCACGACAAGACCAAGCCGACGCAGAAGGAAGGTGTCTGCGATGTCTGTGGTTCGACGGATCTGCGCCGCCGTGCCGATGACAATGCCGAAAGCCTGAAAACGCGGCTGCTCGAATATTACAAGAAAACCTCGCCGCTGATCGGTTACTACTATGCCAAGGGCAACCTTCACCCGGTTGATGGCATGGCCGCCGTCGAAGATGTCGCGGGTCAGATGGCGTCGGTGGTTGAAGGGCTGTAA
- the rpsM gene encoding 30S ribosomal protein S13, which yields MARIAGVNIPTGKRVPIALTYIHGIGPHFAGQIIEAVGIDPTRRVNELSDAEVLQIREYIDANLTVEGDLRRENQMNVKRLMDLGSYRGLRHRRGLPVRGQRTHTNARTRKGPAKPIAGKKK from the coding sequence GTGGCTCGTATTGCTGGCGTCAATATTCCGACGGGGAAACGTGTCCCCATCGCACTGACCTATATCCACGGGATCGGCCCTCATTTCGCCGGTCAGATCATTGAGGCTGTCGGCATCGACCCGACCCGCCGCGTCAATGAGCTGTCCGACGCAGAAGTGCTGCAGATCCGCGAATATATCGACGCAAACCTGACCGTTGAAGGTGACCTGCGTCGTGAGAACCAGATGAACGTCAAGCGTCTGATGGATCTGGGCTCTTATCGTGGCCTGCGCCACCGCCGGGGCCTGCCGGTCCGCGGTCAGCGCACCCATACCAATGCCCGCACCCGCAAGGGCCCGGCGAAACCGATCGCCGGCAAGAAGAAGTAA